The genomic interval TGGGTGGCGGTCATGAGCCAAGTAAACGCTAGTTCTGATCCGGTATGCACAGCTGGGGCCTGTTCATATACAAAGAGCTGCCCTGCTTCCGGAAGTGGCGAAAACTCGGCTGTGGGTCTCAGAAACAAGAAGTTGGTGAAGTAATTAAAGAACGGGCTTACCTGAAGACTCCAGCGGCGATCTTTCCAGGTAAGCTCTCCATCGAACTGGTACCCGACCTCCGCCTTGTTTTCTTGGTTTCCTACTTCGTGTCGGAAGGTACCGTGATGAACACCGTTCGCCGATAATTCGGCGATGTTTGGGGCGCGAAAAGTTCTGGCCGCGTTGATTTTTGTCGAGAATTGGTCCGTCCAATCATAGGCCCAGCCAAAGGCCGCACTTATGTTGGGGAAGTTGATTTGGTTGCTCTGTGCTCGAAGACTGGAGTCTACTTGGACAACTTCTCCGTCAATAAAGTCATAGATGGCTTGATAGTGACCATCAATATCATAATGCGCAAAATCTGCACGTACACCTGCATTAAAGGAGTGTCTGCCTCGAGTCCATTCGTCAATGAAATAAGCACCGGCTAGCCAGCGCTGATAATTCGGGATCAAAAATTCAAACCCGTTGCGACGATTCTTTTGAGCTTCTCCTTGCACGCCCCATTGTCTCTTGTGGTTGTCTTTGTATTGAAATGCGCGTGTATTGATCGTGGCCGTAGTCAATTCCAGACCAAGAGCGAGGGTATTGCTGCTATCGGGGGTGATTCCGTGAAGATGAGGGAAGGAACGTTCTTCTCGGTGGTTGTGCTGAACGCCAAAGTCGGTTACCCATTGCCATTGAGTGCCGTGATAGTGGTGATGAGCACTAGCGCGAACATGGGTAATGTCTTGATAGGGAAGGTCAATGTTTCTGCGGTCCCCATCATCAGCAAGCTGATACGCTCTGGGGATGCCAATAGCTCCAGGAAAAATGCCAACGCGCTGGTCATAATAGCTCAATCGCCCTTCAAAATCATGGGCGCCGCGGTTCACGCCTCCTTCGAGTTGTACACTCCACTGTTCTCCGGCTGTGTTCTTGAGTTGCTCGTTTTCTATCTCGAGCAAAAAGGAATTATAGTTAAAGGTTTCCGCGGGTACGCTGTAATCGCCAAAGCTCTGCCCGGAAAGTCTCCCTTTTACCCATCCGCGCTCTCCTCGATAGGTCGTCTGCGCTGTAGCCCCAAGGCTTTGGTTAACACTTTGGTAGAAGGTGGTGGCTTCGCCACTCCATTTCGCATTGGGTAAGGTTGCAGGTCTGAGGTTGATTACTCCCCCGGTGGCATCGGACCCGTAGGCCAGTGCTTGAGCACCTTTAACCACCTCAACTTGCTCTACGCTAAAAGGGTCGACTTCCAAGCCATGGTCCATACCCCATTGCTGTCCTTCTTGTTTGATGCCGTTCACATTAACTTGAAGCCTCGCTCCCAAAAGGCCGCGGATTACGGGCTTTCCAATGCCTACTCCTGTGGTCATGGATTGTACACCAGGCAAATCCAGAAGAGTCGTTGAAAGGGTATTTGTCCACTGCTCACGCAATTGGTCTCGATCCGCGAGCAGTACGGTAGCGCTCGTGCTGGTTGTCGGGCTCTTTCGATCAACAGAGACGGTCACCTCGTCAATGAGGTAGTTCTCTGGCGACAGTTCAATAATGAGCAGGGAATCCGTGTTTTCAGTTTCCAGGTGAAGGTGCTGATATCCAATGGCTTGAATGTGAAGGTGCAGCGTGGGTTCATCGGCCCGTAGGGCAAAAAAACCATTGGAATCTGCCGTCGTTCGGTCATGCCCATGGCCATACTGAATGAGCGCGTAGGGGACACCGTTTCCGGTTTTGCGATCCACGATCTGGCCCTTGGTCTCTACTTGCCCCACGGCACGAAAAGCCAATAAGCCAAGAAGAAATAAAAGTATCCGCGTTTTATTCAAATTACGATGCCTTGATCCGCGCAATGACTTCCTCCGGAGTGAGTTCGGCTTGCTCGCCTTTCTGCATGTCCTTTAAGGCCAAACGGCCCGATTCGATTTCTCGACTTCCGACCACAGCAACAAAGGGAATTCCTTTTCGGTCCGCGTAAGTCATTTGCTTTTTCATTTTGGCCGCTTCGGGATATACTTCACAGCGAATGCCTGCTGCTCTTAGTTCCTGGGCCCATTTGAGACACCAAACAGCCTCCGTTTCACCGAAGTTCACGAAAAGCAGTTGTGTTTCGTTGGCCACGGTCTCGGGAAAGCGACCCAATTCATCCAACACTAGGTAGATCCGGTCGAGGCCAAAACTAATTCCGACACCTGGGAGTTGATTTCCGCCGAAAACG from Cryomorphaceae bacterium carries:
- a CDS encoding TonB-dependent receptor, with the translated sequence MGQVETKGQIVDRKTGNGVPYALIQYGHGHDRTTADSNGFFALRADEPTLHLHIQAIGYQHLHLETENTDSLLIIELSPENYLIDEVTVSVDRKSPTTSTSATVLLADRDQLREQWTNTLSTTLLDLPGVQSMTTGVGIGKPVIRGLLGARLQVNVNGIKQEGQQWGMDHGLEVDPFSVEQVEVVKGAQALAYGSDATGGVINLRPATLPNAKWSGEATTFYQSVNQSLGATAQTTYRGERGWVKGRLSGQSFGDYSVPAETFNYNSFLLEIENEQLKNTAGEQWSVQLEGGVNRGAHDFEGRLSYYDQRVGIFPGAIGIPRAYQLADDGDRRNIDLPYQDITHVRASAHHHYHGTQWQWVTDFGVQHNHREERSFPHLHGITPDSSNTLALGLELTTATINTRAFQYKDNHKRQWGVQGEAQKNRRNGFEFLIPNYQRWLAGAYFIDEWTRGRHSFNAGVRADFAHYDIDGHYQAIYDFIDGEVVQVDSSLRAQSNQINFPNISAAFGWAYDWTDQFSTKINAARTFRAPNIAELSANGVHHGTFRHEVGNQENKAEVGYQFDGELTWKDRRWSLQVSPFFNYFTNFLFLRPTAEFSPLPEAGQLFVYEQAPAVHTGSELAFTWLMTATQSLDLGAEYVYGFNLDENLPLPFMPPFSALARWKAEWHIHFLGSEDWNTEIRYRATAAQNQVDRNERSTPGYGLLHVALGNEWSINQSRLGLRFEVRNLLDQAYLQHLSRYRYLNLPEPGRNFTLQLYCIF